The following coding sequences lie in one Paenibacillus durus ATCC 35681 genomic window:
- a CDS encoding MarR family winged helix-turn-helix transcriptional regulator: protein MEKMDWDVLEEADWLFRKMVRRFMKERDRINIEGIALPGMMILHKIIREGEQRLSDLAEQLDLTSGAITALCDKLDAAGYTVRRRKEGDRRTVLLSITDKGRAMFERNRSVGSRCITLLFEGFEQEELTAQNRAFEKVIGNLEGFSEAILELAKQHDDVPAPGGPERKQSRVSTQSRYLTY, encoded by the coding sequence ATGGAAAAAATGGATTGGGATGTGCTGGAGGAAGCCGACTGGTTGTTCCGCAAGATGGTCAGAAGGTTCATGAAGGAGCGGGACCGGATTAACATTGAGGGCATCGCGCTGCCGGGCATGATGATTCTGCATAAAATCATCCGCGAGGGCGAGCAGCGTCTCAGCGATTTGGCGGAGCAGTTGGATCTCACATCAGGAGCGATCACCGCGCTGTGTGACAAGCTGGATGCGGCCGGGTATACTGTCCGGCGGCGCAAGGAGGGAGACCGCAGAACGGTGCTGCTGAGCATTACGGATAAGGGGCGGGCCATGTTCGAGCGCAACCGCAGCGTCGGTTCGCGGTGTATCACGCTTCTGTTCGAAGGCTTCGAACAGGAGGAGCTGACCGCCCAGAACCGGGCGTTCGAGAAAGTCATCGGCAATCTCGAAGGGTTCTCGGAAGCCATTCTGGAGCTTGCCAAGCAGCATGACGATGTTCCCGCCCCGGGCGGTCCTGAAAGGAAACAGAGCCGGGTATCGACGCAAAGCCGTTATTTGACCTATTAG